The Macaca nemestrina isolate mMacNem1 chromosome 12, mMacNem.hap1, whole genome shotgun sequence genome contains a region encoding:
- the LOC105476394 gene encoding uroplakin-2: protein MAPPLPIQTLPLILILLAVLSPGTADFNISSLSGLLSPALTESLLVALPPCHLTGGNATLTVRRANDSKVVKSSFVVPPCRGRRELVSVVDSGAGFTVTRLSAYQVTNLVPGTKYYISYLVKKGTATESSREIPMSTLPRSNMESIGLGMAHTGGMVVITVLLSVTMFLLVLGFIIALALGAHK, encoded by the exons ATGGCACCCCCGCTGCCCATCCAGACCTTGCCCTTGATCCTGATTCTGCTGGCTGTGCTGTCCCCAGGGACTGCAG ACTTCAACATCTCAAGCCTCTCTGGTCTGCTGTCCCCGGCACTAACGGAGAGCCTGCTGGTTGCCTTGCCCCCCTGTCACCTCACAGGAGGCAATGCCACACTGACAGTCCGGAGAGCCAATGACAGCAAAG TGGTAAAGTCCAGTTTTGTGGTGCCTCCGTGCCGTGGGCGCAGGGAACTGGTGAGTGTGGTGGACAGTGGTGCTGGCTTCACAGTCACTCGGCTCAGTGCATACCAGGTGACAAACCTCGTGCCAGGAACAAAATACTA CATTTCCTACCTAGTGAAGAAGGGAACAGCCACTGAGTCTAGCAGAGAGATCCCAATGTCCACACTCCCTC GAAGCAACATGGAATCCATTGGGCTGGGCATGGCCCACACAGGGGGCATGGTGGTCATCACAGTGCTGCTCTCCGTCACCATGTTCCTGCTGGTGCTAGGCTTCATCATTGCCCTTGCACTGGGTGCCCACAAGTGA